In a single window of the Candidatus Krumholzibacteriia bacterium genome:
- a CDS encoding putative sugar nucleotidyl transferase: MFGKRPAILVHELPSTPWLGPPVATRPVWDLQLGPFRIRDLFESAFPSHSVFFHESRLRSASLPAELLEFQKVLLIPAQQLPLQKRFVQEALSLEPGDCLEEEGRVLARMASASEIPDLLEIVASHEEFPALAGPLLWTSGGPWLRFWWELRELAAHLLENHCEETLRRLSSPTRLLSLTSDDVYRASDVCVADSAVIDTSSGPVILDQGVEIGALSYVAGPCYLGPGTRVRPSSRLLHGVIAGPQCRLGGELEESLFQGYANKQHDGFLGNAWVGEWVNLGAGTTNSDLKNNYSSVRVQMAEGEIDSSRMFLGACLGDHVRTGILSRLNTGTVFEPFVNWFGATFPPKYLPAFSWGDDRELQEYRIDKALETAAIAMSRRDCDLNEELEELYRGIHLRRSG, from the coding sequence ATGTTCGGAAAGCGTCCTGCAATTCTGGTTCACGAGCTTCCATCGACTCCCTGGCTGGGGCCGCCCGTAGCGACTCGCCCTGTCTGGGATCTTCAACTGGGTCCTTTCCGGATTCGGGATCTCTTTGAGTCGGCCTTTCCCTCTCATTCGGTCTTTTTCCATGAGAGCCGTCTCCGTTCCGCTTCCCTGCCTGCAGAACTGCTCGAGTTCCAGAAGGTACTCCTTATCCCGGCTCAGCAGCTTCCTCTCCAGAAGAGATTTGTGCAGGAAGCTCTTTCCTTGGAACCGGGAGACTGTCTGGAGGAAGAGGGGCGGGTTCTTGCTCGCATGGCATCCGCTTCGGAGATTCCTGATCTTCTGGAGATCGTGGCTTCTCATGAGGAGTTCCCTGCTCTTGCCGGGCCTCTGCTCTGGACCTCCGGGGGCCCCTGGCTTCGCTTCTGGTGGGAGCTACGGGAACTGGCCGCCCACCTTCTTGAAAATCACTGTGAAGAAACTCTGCGCAGATTGAGTTCGCCGACCCGGCTTCTTTCTCTCACCAGCGATGATGTCTACCGCGCAAGCGATGTTTGCGTGGCCGATAGCGCAGTGATCGACACGAGCTCTGGCCCGGTGATTCTCGATCAGGGCGTGGAGATCGGCGCTCTCTCGTATGTGGCCGGTCCCTGCTATCTGGGCCCCGGTACCCGGGTTCGTCCTTCCAGCCGTCTCCTCCACGGAGTCATCGCAGGACCGCAGTGTCGCCTGGGGGGAGAACTGGAAGAGAGTCTCTTTCAGGGTTACGCGAACAAGCAGCACGATGGATTTCTGGGCAATGCCTGGGTCGGCGAGTGGGTGAACCTCGGCGCAGGCACCACGAACAGCGACCTGAAGAACAACTATTCCAGTGTGCGAGTGCAAATGGCAGAAGGCGAAATCGATAGTTCCCGGATGTTCCTGGGAGCCTGTCTGGGCGATCATGTAAGAACGGGCATTCTCTCAAGGCTGAACACGGGAACCGTCTTTGAGCCCTTCGTGAACTGGTTCGGCGCGACCTTCCCGCCGAAGTACCTACCCGCCTTCTCCTGGGGTGATGACCGGGAGCTTCAGGAGTATCGCATCGACAAGGCTCTGGAAACGGCAGCCATTGCCATGAGCCGGCGCGACTGCGACCTGAACGAGGAACTGGAAGAACTTTACCGGGGGATCCATCTCCGCCGCTCCGGGTGA